One Roseimaritima multifibrata DNA window includes the following coding sequences:
- the rsmA gene encoding 16S rRNA (adenine(1518)-N(6)/adenine(1519)-N(6))-dimethyltransferase RsmA, producing MAERQTATYLNERFAAAGLRPLTRFGQNFLIDLNLLELIARSAEMRKTDVILEVGTGMGSLTTFLAKAAGAIVTVEIDDNLAQLSQAELEQFPHVKQLHVDALKNKHTLAPELMDSVRFAMEKLGEESRFMLVANLPYNIATPLISNLLVCDTPPDRMVVTIQKELADRITAAPGSKDYGALTVWVQAQCRPEIVRIMSPQVFWPRPKVDSAILRIDLQPERRAALPDLKFFHETVRALFFHRRKYLRSVVCSGFKGRLDKAQVDAALAAAGYTGGERAEQLHVEQIIGLTEHLRQAVISASES from the coding sequence ATGGCCGAACGCCAAACAGCCACCTACCTGAACGAACGTTTCGCTGCTGCGGGTTTACGCCCGCTGACACGTTTCGGTCAGAATTTTCTTATCGATCTAAATTTGCTGGAATTGATTGCACGCTCCGCGGAAATGCGGAAGACGGATGTGATTCTTGAGGTCGGGACCGGGATGGGGTCGCTGACGACCTTTCTTGCCAAAGCTGCCGGAGCGATTGTCACGGTCGAAATCGATGACAATTTGGCTCAGCTTTCCCAAGCTGAACTGGAACAGTTCCCGCACGTCAAACAGCTGCACGTCGATGCGCTGAAGAACAAGCACACGCTCGCGCCGGAATTGATGGACAGCGTCCGGTTCGCGATGGAAAAATTGGGCGAAGAGTCGCGATTCATGTTGGTTGCCAACCTACCCTACAACATCGCAACCCCATTGATCAGCAACCTGCTGGTCTGTGATACGCCTCCGGATCGGATGGTTGTCACGATTCAGAAAGAGCTGGCAGATCGAATCACCGCGGCACCCGGTTCCAAAGATTATGGTGCACTGACCGTCTGGGTTCAGGCTCAGTGCCGTCCGGAAATCGTGCGAATCATGTCCCCTCAGGTCTTCTGGCCTCGTCCGAAGGTCGATTCAGCTATCCTGCGAATCGATTTGCAGCCCGAGCGTCGAGCCGCCCTGCCCGATTTGAAATTCTTCCACGAAACCGTGCGAGCCCTCTTTTTCCATCGACGCAAATATTTGCGAAGTGTGGTCTGCAGCGGCTTTAAGGGGCGGCTGGATAAAGCGCAAGTCGATGCGGCTTTGGCGGCAGCCGGGTACACCGGCGGCGAGCGAGCTGAGCAGTTGCACGTCGAACAGATTATCGGTCTGACCGAACACCTGCGACAAGCGGTGATTTCAGCTTCCGAGTCTTGA
- the carA gene encoding glutamine-hydrolyzing carbamoyl-phosphate synthase small subunit, with product MHAQNDLNGAPLAKLALEDGSIYSGKATGALGEVTGEVVFNTAMTGYQEILTDPSYCGQIVTMTYPEIGNYGVNEADVEHRKPALSGFVVRESSRIDSNFRSEGGLSDYLRKHNVVAIAGVDTRALVRRIRETGAMRGVLSTTDLDDASLVAKAKASLGLVGRDLVREVMPAQQSKWEHGLDEWTQVGASAAAGNQPHVVCLDFGMKWNIPRHFHARGNRVTILPGTTSTEEILATQPDGVFLSNGPGDPEPLEYAHKTISELLPQVPVFGICLGHQLLALACGAKTFKLKFGHRGVNQPVQDLETSKVEITTQNHGFAVDEDSLPSCLEITHRNLNDNTIAGLRHKESGAFSVQYHPEAASGPHDSHYLFEKFQAMLAGAVKG from the coding sequence TGCACGCTCAAAACGATCTCAACGGAGCTCCTCTCGCCAAACTGGCCCTTGAAGACGGATCCATTTACTCCGGCAAAGCAACTGGAGCATTAGGTGAAGTCACTGGCGAGGTTGTGTTCAACACCGCCATGACCGGTTACCAGGAAATCCTGACAGACCCCAGTTACTGTGGGCAAATTGTCACGATGACCTACCCTGAAATTGGAAATTACGGGGTCAACGAAGCCGATGTTGAACATCGGAAACCCGCCCTTTCCGGTTTTGTTGTGCGCGAAAGCAGCCGCATCGACAGTAACTTCCGCAGCGAGGGCGGGCTGTCGGACTACCTGCGAAAACACAACGTCGTCGCGATCGCCGGTGTCGACACCCGAGCCTTGGTCCGTCGCATCCGAGAAACCGGAGCGATGCGAGGCGTCCTCTCCACAACCGATCTGGACGATGCCAGCTTGGTCGCCAAGGCAAAGGCCAGCCTAGGGTTGGTCGGACGAGACCTGGTCCGCGAAGTCATGCCGGCTCAGCAATCGAAATGGGAACACGGCCTGGATGAATGGACTCAGGTTGGAGCCTCCGCAGCCGCGGGCAATCAACCTCACGTCGTCTGCCTCGATTTTGGCATGAAGTGGAATATTCCACGACATTTCCACGCTCGCGGCAACCGCGTCACAATCCTCCCCGGCACAACCAGCACCGAGGAAATTCTCGCAACTCAACCGGATGGCGTCTTCCTTTCCAATGGACCGGGTGACCCCGAACCGCTTGAATACGCACACAAAACGATCAGCGAACTGCTTCCGCAAGTTCCCGTATTCGGAATTTGCCTGGGACACCAATTGCTGGCCCTGGCCTGTGGTGCCAAAACTTTCAAATTGAAGTTCGGACACCGTGGAGTCAACCAGCCGGTTCAAGACCTGGAGACCAGCAAAGTCGAAATCACGACTCAAAACCATGGTTTTGCCGTCGACGAAGACTCCCTTCCCAGCTGCCTCGAAATCACTCACCGAAACCTAAACGACAACACCATCGCAGGTTTGCGTCACAAGGAATCGGGAGCGTTCAGCGTCCAGTACCACCCGGAAGCCGCCTCGGGACCTCACGATAGCCATTACTTGTTTGAAAAATTCCAAGCAATGCTCGCCGGTGCAGTGAAGGGTTGA
- a CDS encoding DUF1559 domain-containing protein encodes MFGSIQSSERRSTQRGFTLVELLVVIAIIGVLVGLLLPAVQAAREAARRMQCSNNLKQIGLAVHNYHDTFQKFPGNVCSPEGTTNMGASWMVMILPFLEQNAAYDQMVFIDSDFSDRQGPNRNWEVMSQLRVDAFWCPSSPLERFRSHTATAGTTGLGAPSNYDIQIPEYVANIGYYYEPGTGLTPGARSDGSNNVWTGYGWMQDSGVISLWNSKYRGTRFANVIDGTSNTLMVGEHSNYMYRTDGGKTDTRPGRGEGGAWSAGRGFHAWLGWTRNVTVPRYPINSLNVGNYTMEWSTALHNGYRSAHPSGVQFVMGDGSIRFVSDSTDFRNVFQALCGRDDGYVITQ; translated from the coding sequence ATGTTTGGTTCTATTCAGAGCAGCGAACGGCGATCTACGCAGCGTGGTTTTACCCTGGTCGAGCTGCTGGTCGTGATTGCGATCATCGGAGTACTGGTCGGTCTCTTGCTGCCGGCAGTGCAAGCAGCACGCGAAGCGGCCCGTCGAATGCAGTGCAGCAACAATCTGAAACAGATTGGCTTGGCCGTTCACAACTACCACGACACATTCCAAAAATTCCCTGGGAACGTTTGCTCGCCTGAGGGAACGACCAATATGGGCGCATCATGGATGGTGATGATCCTGCCATTCCTCGAGCAGAACGCGGCCTACGACCAGATGGTGTTTATCGACTCGGACTTCAGCGATCGCCAAGGCCCCAACCGCAACTGGGAAGTGATGTCTCAGCTACGCGTCGACGCTTTCTGGTGTCCGTCCAGTCCGCTGGAACGCTTCCGCTCTCATACCGCCACCGCGGGAACGACCGGACTGGGAGCACCATCAAACTACGATATCCAGATCCCCGAATATGTCGCCAATATCGGGTACTACTATGAACCTGGAACGGGACTCACCCCAGGGGCCCGCAGCGACGGCAGCAACAACGTCTGGACCGGATATGGCTGGATGCAGGATTCCGGTGTGATCTCGCTATGGAACAGCAAATATCGCGGGACTCGTTTCGCAAATGTGATCGACGGAACCAGCAATACGCTGATGGTCGGCGAGCATTCGAATTACATGTATCGAACCGATGGCGGCAAAACGGACACTCGTCCAGGTCGCGGTGAAGGGGGCGCGTGGTCAGCGGGTCGCGGTTTCCACGCTTGGCTTGGATGGACGCGAAACGTCACCGTCCCGCGTTATCCGATCAACAGCCTGAACGTCGGCAACTACACGATGGAGTGGTCAACGGCGTTGCACAACGGCTACCGCTCGGCCCATCCCTCGGGAGTGCAGTTTGTGATGGGAGACGGATCCATTCGGTTTGTCTCGGATTCAACCGACTTCCGCAATGTCTTCCAAGCCCTCTGCGGGCGAGACGATGGCTACGTCATCACGCAGTAA
- a CDS encoding carboxypeptidase regulatory-like domain-containing protein: protein MSVLNRCILFPCLAFSFLAGCGKDGPPLGSVHGVVMHDGKGLANVALEITPTAGGRPSLAVTDEEGKYEAYYLHNRPGALLGEHEISYQMSSPPSDGEVDETMPPPPKANGPKNVKLEPRQITVESGSNEINFELVPKS from the coding sequence ATGAGCGTACTAAACCGTTGCATCCTTTTTCCTTGCTTGGCTTTTAGTTTTCTGGCAGGCTGCGGAAAGGATGGTCCGCCCCTCGGGTCGGTTCACGGCGTCGTAATGCATGACGGAAAAGGGCTCGCCAATGTAGCCCTTGAAATCACTCCCACCGCCGGAGGAAGACCTTCTCTGGCGGTCACGGATGAGGAAGGCAAGTACGAAGCGTATTACTTGCACAACCGTCCCGGAGCATTGCTGGGAGAGCACGAGATCAGTTATCAGATGAGCAGTCCTCCCAGCGACGGTGAAGTCGACGAAACGATGCCTCCACCGCCAAAGGCTAACGGTCCCAAGAATGTCAAATTGGAACCGCGCCAAATCACCGTCGAGTCGGGTAGCAACGAGATCAATTTCGAATTGGTCCCCAAATCCTAG